The following coding sequences are from one Dermacentor silvarum isolate Dsil-2018 chromosome 4, BIME_Dsil_1.4, whole genome shotgun sequence window:
- the LOC119449882 gene encoding 40S ribosomal protein S10, which translates to MLMPKKNRVAIYEYLFKEGVLVAKKDFHAPKHPELEAIPNLQVIKALQSLKSRGYVKEQFAWRHYYWYLTNEGIQYLRDFLHLPPEIVPATLKKQSRQEAPSRRPKMTQDMQSKTTDDRSDYRRAPGLDKKGDVGPGTDTNFDFRGGFGRGRGAPQ; encoded by the exons ATGTTGATGCCCAAGAAGAATCGCGTGGCCATCTATGAATATCTGTTCAAG GAGGGTGTCCTTGTGGCGAAAAAGGATTTCCACGCACCCAAGCATCCAGAGCTTGAGGCCATCCCAAACCTCCAAGTGATCAAGGCGTTGCAGTCCCTCAAGTCGCGCGGCTATGTGAAGGAACAGTTTGCGTGGCGCCACTACTACTGGTACCTCACCAACGAGGGCATCCAGTATCTGCGGGACTTTCTGCACCTGCCACCAGAGATTGTGCCTGCCACCTTGAAGAAGCAGTCTCGCCAGGAGGCACCCAGTCGTAGGCCGAAGA TGACACAAGACATGCAGAGCAAGACAACAGATGACCGCAGTGACTACAGGAGAGCACCAGGTCTGGACAAGAAGGGCGATGTAGGACCAGGAACAGACACCAACTTCGATTTC CGGGGAGGCTTCGGACGTGGCCGTGGAGCTCCTCAGTAA